The following proteins come from a genomic window of Polaribacter dokdonensis:
- a CDS encoding ABC transporter ATP-binding protein codes for MELVIDNLSKTYANGVKALQNISLDIPTGMFGLLGPNGAGKSTLMRTIATLQEADQGSIKLGDIDVLQQKNELRQVLGYLPQQFGLYPKISAEVLLNHFAVLKGIINKKERQELVKALLHKTNLYDVRKQNLKGFSGGMKQRFGIAQALVNNPKLLIVDEPTAGLDPVERNRFYNLLSELGEKTVVILSTHIVDDVKELCTNMAIINKGQVCLKGKPLEILESLKGRVYQKTIEKSELNLYKENFQVISERLFLGKPTIHIVSNTNPGEGFTAINAELEDVYFSEIFNVTNAKSI; via the coding sequence ATGGAACTTGTTATTGACAATCTATCAAAAACGTATGCTAATGGAGTTAAAGCACTTCAAAATATTTCTTTAGATATTCCTACTGGAATGTTTGGTTTATTAGGACCAAATGGAGCAGGAAAATCTACATTAATGAGAACCATTGCAACTTTACAAGAAGCAGATCAAGGTTCCATAAAATTAGGTGATATAGATGTTTTACAACAAAAAAATGAGTTAAGACAAGTCTTAGGGTATTTGCCTCAGCAATTTGGTTTGTACCCAAAAATATCTGCAGAAGTATTACTCAATCATTTTGCGGTATTAAAAGGTATTATCAATAAAAAGGAACGTCAAGAATTGGTAAAAGCACTTTTGCATAAAACCAATTTATATGATGTCAGAAAACAGAATTTAAAAGGTTTTTCTGGTGGTATGAAACAACGTTTTGGAATTGCACAAGCTCTAGTAAACAACCCTAAACTATTAATTGTTGATGAGCCAACTGCAGGATTAGATCCTGTAGAAAGAAACCGTTTTTACAATTTATTAAGTGAGTTAGGTGAAAAAACAGTGGTTATTTTATCAACTCACATTGTAGATGATGTTAAGGAGTTGTGTACAAATATGGCTATTATTAACAAAGGGCAAGTTTGTTTAAAAGGAAAACCTCTTGAGATTTTGGAAAGTTTAAAGGGTAGAGTATATCAAAAAACAATCGAAAAATCAGAATTAAATCTATACAAAGAAAACTTTCAGGTGATCAGTGAACGATTATTTCTAGGAAAACCTACCATTCATATTGTAAGTAATACGAATCCTGGAGAGGGTTTTACAGCCATTAATGCAGAATTAGAGGATGTGTATTTCTCAGAAATTTTCAATGTTACTAACGCTAAATCTATATAA
- a CDS encoding ankyrin repeat domain-containing protein, which produces MKTLKIISIRKTVQVLLLTLLLTSSCAQSDKKTNSDTTAKTTKSVTKPSMDIHAAVLTGNLEVVKQHIEAGTDINQKEAMSGSTPLMSAATFNKTEIAKALINADADLTIKNNDGGTALHTAAFFGRIEIVQLLIDAKADKTVRNNFGATPREIVISDFAQMKPIYEMLTQQLQPMGFTLDFDELQKARPVVAMMLQ; this is translated from the coding sequence ATGAAAACACTTAAAATCATCTCAATTAGAAAGACAGTACAGGTATTATTACTTACACTTTTATTAACAAGTTCTTGTGCACAATCTGATAAAAAAACAAACTCAGATACAACTGCAAAAACAACAAAAAGTGTAACCAAGCCAAGTATGGATATCCATGCTGCAGTACTTACTGGAAATTTGGAAGTAGTGAAGCAACATATTGAAGCCGGAACTGATATCAATCAAAAAGAGGCAATGTCTGGTTCTACACCATTAATGTCTGCAGCCACATTTAATAAAACCGAAATCGCAAAAGCATTGATCAATGCTGACGCAGATTTAACTATAAAAAATAATGATGGAGGTACAGCTTTGCACACTGCAGCATTTTTTGGTCGAATAGAAATTGTACAATTATTAATTGATGCCAAAGCAGATAAAACGGTTCGTAATAATTTTGGAGCTACACCTAGGGAAATAGTAATATCCGACTTCGCTCAAATGAAACCTATATATGAAATGTTAACTCAACAATTACAACCAATGGGCTTTACATTAGATTTTGATGAATTGCAAAAAGCAAGACCTGTTGTTGCTATGATGTTACAATAA
- a CDS encoding ABC transporter permease/M1 family aminopeptidase — translation MWYEIFKFEIQYRIKRPDTYVFFLFIFLFSIIGVDFVFQGSEMGLMKRNSPLIIAKTMGAITNLCMILASMIMGVSVLRDFEYEIESLLFSTPIKKRDYLLGRFLGAFTVLLFVFTGIILGMMLGEFMPWISPDEQLAFNAFVYIKTFLMVTLPTLFFGAALFFVTGALTRNLIVVYTQGVILFVVFLLTKAITNDFWQAIFDPFSLTTTSYITKSWSVLEKSTQELPFIGAMLFNKLFWVVLGIFALIYGYKKFNFNLVKEKKSRRKQVQKLITISASVNSDIEIPKAKKQYGLQSKWAQLKEFSWFYFISICKQPSFWGIVICGMIIILVNSVNLGTVYGVDSYPATYFIVEELQETSYFFFIIILVFYSGELVWKERVAKLNLIYDATPMSSFVRLAGKFIGLNLIYVVLIVALICSGIVFQTLSGYYNYEFQVYFNGFFLEILPLLSIFTCLAFFIQSLVNNKFVGIILVIIFSIVNVAIAVLGFDHDLHFFGGSSLGAYSDMNGYGHFLQPYLIIKLYWFLFGILLLIIGSLISVRGNETNLLKRIKIAKYKFSKPLIKFTDIILFAFIIIGGFIFYNTNILNEYWSNSEATEFRVAYEKELKQFEYIAQPKIVDVNLQLELYPSKRDYTVEGYYMLKNTSIEKIKSIHIQKLLEENVTIDSISFEGGFTTNNQYKKFDYSIFNLKNALQPGDSVKMYFKQSFTTKGFEQGNSNSNIVYNGTFFNNEQFPTLGYNKKYELQDEDERREHNLSKRSRKANIDDPKELVNARSGGDSDGIHFEMIIGTSKDQTALVPGDLLRKWTDNNRNYFHYKTTTPIINFYAIVSADYEIKKDKWMTNNKGITEPVDLEIYYQKGHKYNIDRMMRSMKASLDYYSNNFSRYQYQQLRIMEFPRYATFAQSFPGTIPFSESIGFVLDIDDEKDLDMAFYVTAHEVAHQWFAMQVEAANVQGQLMVLETLSQYAAIMVLKQQYSEEKVQQFLTLQMDKYKEGIQKESKEEPSLALVENQDYVYYAKGAINMYEFQKAIGEKNVNKALKRFLEDWNTTNGKLKMQTDRYATTQDLLGYFREVTPVSQQHIVTDLFEKVTPVELNL, via the coding sequence ATGTGGTATGAAATTTTCAAGTTCGAAATACAATATCGAATTAAACGACCAGACACTTACGTGTTCTTCTTATTTATATTTCTGTTTTCAATTATTGGTGTAGATTTTGTTTTTCAAGGTTCAGAAATGGGGCTAATGAAAAGGAATTCACCCCTAATAATAGCGAAAACTATGGGAGCTATAACTAATTTATGTATGATTTTGGCCTCGATGATTATGGGTGTATCTGTGTTGCGAGATTTTGAGTACGAGATAGAATCATTATTATTTTCTACACCTATCAAAAAAAGAGATTATTTACTAGGTAGGTTTTTAGGTGCATTTACTGTTTTACTGTTTGTATTTACAGGAATTATACTGGGTATGATGTTGGGTGAATTTATGCCCTGGATTAGTCCAGATGAGCAATTGGCTTTTAATGCATTTGTTTATATAAAGACCTTTCTAATGGTAACGTTACCAACGTTATTTTTTGGAGCAGCATTGTTTTTTGTAACTGGAGCTTTAACTAGAAATTTAATAGTTGTATATACTCAGGGTGTTATTTTGTTTGTGGTGTTTTTGTTAACCAAAGCAATTACCAATGATTTCTGGCAAGCTATTTTTGATCCATTTTCATTAACAACAACAAGCTATATTACAAAATCTTGGTCGGTTTTAGAAAAGAGCACTCAAGAACTTCCTTTTATTGGTGCAATGTTATTTAATAAATTATTTTGGGTTGTTTTAGGAATATTCGCATTAATCTATGGGTATAAAAAGTTCAATTTTAATCTGGTTAAAGAAAAGAAATCAAGGAGAAAACAAGTTCAAAAATTAATAACTATTAGTGCCAGTGTAAATAGTGATATAGAAATCCCTAAAGCTAAAAAACAATATGGTTTGCAATCTAAATGGGCTCAATTAAAAGAGTTTTCGTGGTTTTACTTTATTAGTATTTGTAAGCAACCATCATTTTGGGGAATTGTTATTTGCGGAATGATTATCATTTTAGTCAATTCTGTAAATCTTGGAACTGTATATGGTGTTGATAGCTATCCTGCAACCTATTTTATAGTGGAGGAACTTCAAGAAACGTCTTATTTTTTCTTCATCATTATCCTTGTATTTTATTCAGGAGAATTGGTATGGAAAGAAAGAGTCGCAAAGTTGAATTTAATTTATGATGCTACACCCATGTCAAGTTTTGTAAGGTTAGCTGGAAAATTTATTGGATTAAACTTAATTTATGTAGTATTAATTGTTGCTTTAATTTGTTCAGGGATAGTATTCCAAACGCTAAGTGGTTATTATAACTATGAATTCCAAGTCTATTTTAATGGATTCTTTTTAGAAATTTTACCCTTATTATCCATTTTTACTTGCTTAGCATTTTTTATTCAATCTTTAGTAAATAATAAGTTTGTAGGTATCATTTTGGTGATTATATTTAGTATTGTCAATGTAGCTATTGCTGTATTAGGGTTTGATCATGATTTACACTTTTTTGGAGGAAGTTCCTTAGGCGCTTATTCAGATATGAATGGTTATGGGCATTTTTTACAACCCTATTTAATCATCAAATTGTATTGGTTTCTTTTCGGAATTCTATTGTTAATAATAGGGTCTTTAATTTCTGTTAGAGGAAATGAAACAAATTTATTAAAACGAATAAAAATTGCTAAGTATAAGTTTAGCAAACCTCTTATAAAATTTACAGACATTATACTTTTTGCTTTTATTATTATTGGAGGGTTTATATTTTACAATACAAATATTTTAAATGAATATTGGAGCAATTCTGAAGCTACTGAATTCAGAGTAGCGTATGAAAAAGAATTGAAACAATTTGAATATATAGCGCAACCAAAAATAGTTGACGTAAACTTACAACTAGAGCTGTATCCATCCAAACGAGATTACACAGTAGAAGGATATTATATGTTAAAAAACACATCGATTGAAAAAATAAAATCCATACATATTCAAAAACTTTTGGAAGAAAATGTTACGATAGACAGCATCTCTTTTGAAGGTGGTTTTACAACCAATAATCAATACAAAAAGTTTGATTATTCAATTTTCAACCTGAAGAACGCTTTACAACCTGGTGATTCTGTAAAAATGTATTTTAAGCAAAGTTTTACAACCAAAGGTTTTGAGCAAGGAAATTCTAATAGCAATATTGTTTACAATGGTACATTTTTCAATAACGAACAGTTTCCAACATTGGGTTACAATAAAAAATATGAACTTCAAGATGAAGATGAACGAAGAGAGCATAATTTATCAAAGAGATCTAGAAAAGCGAACATAGATGACCCTAAAGAATTAGTGAATGCGAGATCTGGTGGTGATTCTGATGGGATTCATTTTGAAATGATTATTGGTACATCCAAAGATCAAACAGCCTTGGTTCCTGGAGATTTATTGAGAAAATGGACAGATAATAATCGTAATTATTTTCATTATAAAACAACTACACCAATTATTAATTTTTACGCCATAGTTTCTGCAGATTATGAAATTAAAAAAGACAAATGGATGACAAACAATAAGGGGATTACTGAGCCTGTTGACCTTGAAATTTATTATCAAAAAGGACATAAGTATAACATCGATAGAATGATGAGGTCTATGAAAGCATCCTTAGATTATTATAGTAACAACTTCAGTCGGTATCAATACCAACAACTGCGTATTATGGAGTTTCCACGTTATGCAACATTTGCACAATCTTTTCCTGGAACGATTCCTTTTTCGGAATCTATTGGATTTGTGTTAGATATAGATGACGAAAAAGATCTTGATATGGCTTTTTATGTGACTGCGCATGAAGTAGCACACCAATGGTTTGCAATGCAAGTAGAAGCTGCGAATGTGCAAGGACAATTGATGGTATTAGAAACTTTATCTCAATATGCAGCTATAATGGTTTTAAAGCAACAGTATTCTGAAGAAAAAGTGCAACAGTTTTTAACGCTTCAAATGGATAAATATAAAGAAGGTATACAAAAAGAAAGTAAAGAAGAACCATCTCTTGCTCTAGTAGAAAATCAAGATTATGTCTATTATGCAAAAGGAGCAATCAATATGTATGAATTTCAAAAAGCGATAGGAGAAAAGAATGTCAATAAAGCACTTAAACGCTTTCTAGAAGATTGGAATACAACAAATGGAAAACTAAAAATGCAGACTGATCGATATGCAACAACTCAAGACTTACTTGGGTACTTCAGAGAGGTTACACCAGTTTCTCAGCAGCATATAGTTACTGATTTATTTGAAAAAGTTACACCTGTAGAGCTGAATTTGTAA
- a CDS encoding helix-turn-helix domain-containing protein — MSTISSKGKFIKEAEALILENLSDEQFGVSELADEMHMSRSNLLRKIKKQTELSASQFIRQVRLQKGMELLKETELTVSEISYKVGFSNNSYFIKCFREHYGFSPGESRKEVIEDPEIESQIEPEHIKTEVFVEEDKTSFLKKYSLQVVLATFLIIAVVSYLFIQNSSSNSEVSSNNLKKSIAILPFKNMSSDSTNLYFVNGLMESTLNNLQKIEDLRVISRTSVEKYRNTDKTVLEIAEELNVAYLLEGSGQRIGNQVLLNIQLIDASNDMPIWAQQYNNKVVDVFSLQNTVAKKIAEAIKAKVTPAELQQINKKPTENILAYDYYLKGLENQNEQSEAGLNKAILNFEKAIEEDSKYANAHAQIAICYYYLDVNKIEKKYLDKLNEYADNSLLYDSTSELSLIAKALYYINANEFRLAIPYLEKALDYNPNASSVVLILSDLYARVVPDTNKYLTYALKGIKLNVEANDSISKSFIYLNLSNALVQNGFAKEASKYIEESLNYNPENQYSTYLINFIDYANDKDLNSLREKMFIEWRKDTTRADITQELAKTYYFQEDYENALVYYEKYINILSTNKIDLYPAENIKIAYTYKKLGFSDKAEKYFNKYKDYLEKDESIYREASLAMLYLYESKPDKAIDAYNKFSLQDGFQYWILLFLEEDPLVKSLSTHPKYDEVFQKIKDRFWENHNRLKKSLKEQELI, encoded by the coding sequence ATGTCTACGATCTCATCCAAAGGAAAATTTATTAAAGAAGCTGAAGCGCTTATTTTAGAGAACCTATCTGATGAACAATTTGGGGTTTCTGAGTTAGCTGACGAGATGCATATGAGTCGTTCCAACTTGCTTAGAAAAATAAAAAAGCAAACCGAACTCAGTGCAAGTCAATTTATACGTCAAGTTCGTCTCCAAAAAGGAATGGAATTGCTAAAAGAAACAGAACTTACTGTTTCAGAAATTTCCTATAAAGTTGGGTTTAGTAACAATTCTTATTTTATAAAATGCTTTAGAGAGCATTATGGGTTTTCTCCTGGAGAATCTAGAAAAGAAGTTATTGAAGACCCAGAAATTGAATCACAAATTGAACCAGAGCATATTAAAACTGAAGTTTTTGTTGAAGAAGATAAAACAAGCTTTTTAAAAAAATATAGTTTACAAGTTGTTTTGGCTACTTTTTTAATCATTGCTGTTGTTTCCTACCTGTTTATTCAGAATAGTAGTAGCAACTCAGAAGTTAGTTCTAACAATCTTAAAAAGTCTATAGCTATTTTGCCTTTTAAAAATATGAGTAGTGATTCTACAAACTTGTATTTTGTAAATGGCCTAATGGAATCTACGCTTAACAACTTACAAAAAATAGAAGATTTAAGAGTTATTAGTAGAACTTCAGTAGAAAAGTATAGAAATACAGACAAAACTGTATTAGAAATTGCTGAAGAATTAAATGTTGCCTATTTATTAGAAGGAAGTGGACAACGTATTGGAAATCAAGTTTTACTCAACATTCAGTTAATTGATGCTTCTAATGATATGCCAATTTGGGCACAACAATATAACAATAAAGTTGTAGATGTATTTTCATTGCAAAATACGGTTGCAAAAAAAATTGCTGAAGCCATAAAAGCAAAAGTTACGCCAGCAGAGTTGCAACAGATAAATAAAAAACCAACAGAAAACATATTGGCTTATGATTATTATTTAAAAGGATTAGAAAATCAAAATGAGCAAAGTGAAGCAGGATTAAATAAGGCCATACTGAATTTTGAAAAAGCTATAGAAGAAGATTCAAAATACGCTAATGCACATGCTCAAATTGCAATTTGCTACTATTACTTAGATGTTAATAAAATTGAAAAGAAGTATTTAGACAAATTAAATGAATATGCAGACAATTCCTTGTTGTATGACTCTACTTCTGAATTGTCTCTGATTGCAAAAGCGCTATATTATATTAACGCAAACGAATTTAGGTTAGCAATACCTTACCTTGAAAAAGCACTAGATTACAACCCAAATGCTTCTTCTGTGGTACTAATTTTATCTGATTTATATGCTAGAGTTGTTCCAGATACAAATAAGTATCTTACGTATGCATTAAAAGGAATAAAATTGAATGTAGAAGCTAACGATAGCATATCTAAAAGCTTTATCTACCTTAACTTGAGTAATGCATTAGTGCAAAATGGGTTTGCTAAAGAAGCTTCAAAATACATTGAAGAATCTTTAAATTATAATCCTGAAAATCAATATTCTACTTACTTAATAAATTTTATAGATTATGCTAATGATAAAGATTTAAATTCCTTAAGAGAAAAAATGTTTATTGAGTGGCGAAAAGATACAACTCGCGCTGATATAACTCAAGAATTAGCCAAAACGTATTATTTTCAGGAGGATTATGAAAATGCATTGGTTTATTACGAGAAATATATTAACATACTTTCTACTAATAAAATAGACCTGTATCCTGCAGAGAACATAAAAATTGCCTACACCTATAAAAAATTAGGATTTTCTGATAAAGCTGAAAAATACTTTAATAAATATAAAGACTACTTAGAAAAAGATGAGTCAATTTACAGAGAGGCAAGTTTAGCTATGCTTTATCTTTATGAAAGTAAACCTGATAAAGCAATAGATGCTTACAATAAATTTAGTTTACAAGATGGTTTCCAATATTGGATTTTATTGTTTCTTGAAGAAGATCCATTAGTTAAATCTCTTTCTACTCACCCTAAATATGATGAAGTTTTTCAAAAGATAAAAGATAGATTTTGGGAAAATCATAACCGTTTAAAAAAATCTTTAAAAGAACAAGAACTCATATAA
- a CDS encoding acyltransferase family protein has protein sequence MTTERRYDIDWLRVIAIGLLLIYHIAIIFQPWAMFIGFIRSEEALEGLWKPMTMLNVWRIPLLFFVSGMGLYFAMKKRNWRQLLLERGKRILLPFVFGYFAITPLHMYIFQEHYNMSLSYFSHMGHLWFLGNIFVYVLLLSPLFFYLKKNDDGKFKKIVSQVMSYAMGPISISLFFMLEVFFVKPQLFEMYAENWHGFFIGFLAFFFGYLFVYSGASFWQTVSKWKWLYIGLATILFVIRFTGFESISNMYFTSIESISWILGVFGLGYCYLNKPSKLLSYLSAAVYPVYIIHMFVLYVGALLILPIELHPMLQFIGITIFTFIFCFLIYEFILKRVAFLRPLFGLKWNFKTVESKTLKTSNIKSEAL, from the coding sequence ATGACAACAGAAAGAAGATACGATATAGATTGGCTAAGAGTAATAGCCATTGGTTTGCTATTGATTTATCATATAGCCATTATTTTTCAACCTTGGGCAATGTTTATAGGCTTTATTCGAAGTGAAGAAGCGTTAGAAGGATTGTGGAAACCAATGACGATGTTGAATGTTTGGAGAATTCCTTTATTGTTTTTTGTATCAGGAATGGGTTTATATTTTGCAATGAAAAAAAGAAATTGGAGGCAATTATTACTAGAAAGAGGTAAAAGAATTCTATTGCCTTTTGTTTTCGGTTATTTTGCAATTACACCATTACACATGTATATTTTTCAAGAGCATTATAATATGTCATTGAGCTATTTTTCGCATATGGGGCATTTATGGTTTTTAGGAAATATTTTTGTCTATGTATTATTGTTGTCTCCGCTGTTTTTTTATTTAAAGAAAAACGACGATGGTAAATTTAAAAAAATAGTTTCTCAAGTTATGAGTTATGCTATGGGGCCAATCTCTATATCGCTTTTTTTTATGTTAGAAGTGTTTTTTGTAAAACCACAATTATTTGAAATGTATGCAGAAAACTGGCATGGATTTTTTATAGGATTTCTAGCATTCTTTTTTGGATACCTCTTTGTCTATAGTGGAGCTTCCTTTTGGCAAACAGTTTCAAAATGGAAATGGTTATATATTGGTTTGGCAACGATTCTCTTTGTTATTCGTTTTACAGGATTTGAGTCAATATCAAATATGTACTTTACTTCTATAGAATCAATCTCTTGGATATTAGGTGTCTTTGGACTTGGTTATTGCTACCTAAATAAACCAAGTAAATTACTTAGCTACTTGAGTGCTGCTGTTTATCCTGTGTATATCATTCACATGTTTGTGTTGTATGTAGGAGCCTTATTAATTTTGCCTATAGAGCTGCATCCTATGTTACAATTTATTGGAATTACAATCTTCACATTCATTTTTTGTTTCTTAATTTATGAATTCATCTTAAAAAGGGTTGCATTCTTGAGACCTTTATTTGGTTTGAAATGGAATTTTAAAACTGTGGAATCAAAAACGTTGAAAACATCTAATATCAAATCTGAAGCTTTATAA
- a CDS encoding sensor histidine kinase, producing MKMKISENRKKIMKRLFKIMLVIIGIIIIVFNDTFGKLEGFAEFIAFYFIIVFITIAYWIFKQIKSIFKLRNEKEKTELLHLKSQVNPHFFFNTLNNLYGMMEKNSKEREMVLKLSDMMRYSIYEGEKDWVTLKNELDYLQNYIELQEIRYHKKSDVQFNHTIENPDAKVMPLLFIILLENAFKHGLENLEKDAYIHIDFTESENEVQLVIENNFDLQQTKNQEGIGLKNLKRRLELVYPKRHSLSFDINNTIYKVTLSLTLK from the coding sequence ATGAAGATGAAAATATCAGAAAATAGAAAGAAAATTATGAAGCGATTATTTAAAATAATGCTTGTAATTATAGGTATCATTATTATTGTATTTAATGACACCTTTGGTAAATTAGAAGGATTTGCAGAATTTATTGCATTCTACTTTATTATCGTATTTATAACGATTGCCTATTGGATTTTTAAACAAATAAAATCCATATTTAAGTTAAGGAACGAAAAAGAAAAAACAGAACTACTACATTTAAAAAGTCAGGTAAATCCTCACTTTTTCTTCAATACGCTCAATAATTTATATGGAATGATGGAGAAGAATTCCAAAGAAAGAGAAATGGTTCTTAAACTTTCTGATATGATGCGTTATAGTATTTATGAAGGCGAAAAAGATTGGGTAACCCTTAAAAACGAATTGGATTATTTACAAAATTATATAGAGCTTCAAGAAATTCGTTATCACAAAAAATCGGATGTACAATTCAATCATACTATCGAAAATCCTGATGCTAAAGTGATGCCATTACTTTTTATCATTCTACTAGAAAATGCATTTAAGCACGGTTTGGAAAATTTAGAAAAAGACGCTTATATTCATATTGATTTTACAGAAAGTGAAAATGAAGTTCAATTAGTCATTGAAAATAATTTTGATTTGCAACAAACAAAGAATCAAGAAGGCATTGGTTTAAAAAATCTAAAACGAAGATTAGAATTAGTTTACCCAAAAAGGCATTCACTTTCTTTTGACATTAACAATACTATTTATAAAGTTACACTATCTTTAACCTTGAAATGA